A part of Botrytis cinerea B05.10 chromosome 2, complete sequence genomic DNA contains:
- the Bcrna14 gene encoding Bcrna14, which produces MAEEDADIALLHQFQAGQEATAWEDGDNEVAEGDLPSNTEDNNEHVKQDSVKDAQVSRALSPSGAAASAAGDDYDPSSVTSLPAVVTEQDSTRPSSQTSVRKPKTVGGFIADDSDEENDESTPINTGHLQLPASDDPKRSPSPLQNSITQQEVPIKMENQVDSKPEALSSVPNSINPSNVGTPIEQSSVQVPIPVGTSQSTSVPRARLPHDKIGMLEDRVKEDPRGDMEAWLSLIGEHRKRNKLDDARAVYERFLKVFPHSAEIWVAYTEMELEYENFSAAEQIFGKSLLTVPNIQLWSVYLNYIRRMNDLNVDPSGTARATVSQAYDFVLANIGIDRDSGKIWQDYIQFIRSAPGSIGGNSWQDQQKMDQLRKAYQRAICVPMSNVNELWKQYDQFEMGLNKMTGRKFLQERSPNYMTARSANTALENIIRGLQRTTLPRLPPAFGFEGDQEYLHQLDLWKKWISWEQEDPLVLQSDEPDAYKQRILYVYKQAVMALRFWPEIWVDAAEWCFNNNLDKEGDTFLADGIAANPESCLLAFKKADRLESTLSTEEAGKTDVEKGTIVRAPYAKLLESLYELIAELKVRETKEKAKLEENSAIDASISAIVRKAEDDDDDSDPDKDARESAKAAQLNAITQGYEMQRKLLQRTVSFSWIALMRAMRRIQGNGAIDAKTGSRYVFAEARQRGMITSEVYVASALIEHMVYKDKSGTKIFERGAKLFPTDEAYLLEYLKHLISISDITNARVAFETAVSRLAQKPETVYKTKPLYVYFHSYESKFGTLDQIKKLEKRMAELFPDDPKLLRFSSRYSVDGFDPTAVRPIVSPASQMRPKLVMQSIEQAPSVPDSPRPQYVQEQSPRPQQPPPFMHNQNTNSPKRPFPTEDFESELNPPRKLARGQSPLKGAAGRRLAQQKGIQQTQGTPAWQSNAAPYVIPRDITFLLSIIPRSDIYLRDPQLKGVKFIPNDLVQLLARTEVPDFMQWKSAREQPQKSQQPQQSQQRYDGYSYR; this is translated from the exons ATGGCGGAGGAAGATGCAGATATAGCTCTTTTACATCAGTTTCAGGCAGGTCAAGAAGCTACGGCttgggaagatggagataatGAAGTCGCAGAGGGTGATCTACCTTCCAATACAGAAGATAACAACGAACATGTCAAGCAAGATTCCGTTAAAGATGCCCAAGTTTCTCGTGCTTTGTCTCCTTCAGGCGCAGCCGCTTCGGCCGCTGGCGACGATTATGACCCTTCCTCTGTTACATCCCTTCCAGCTGTGGTAACTGAACAAGATTCTACAAGACCCAGCTCTCAAACTTCTGTGCGCAAACCAAAAACTGTCGGAGGATTTATTGCAGATGATTCTGATGAGGAGAATGACGAATCTACACCAATTAATACTGGACATTTGCAACTTCCAGCCTCTGATGACCCCAAACgatctccttctccattgCAAAATTCTATTACTCAACAGGAAGTACCCATCAAAATGGAGAATCAAGTTGATTCCAAGCCCGAGGCACTTTCCTCTGTTCCCAATTCCATTAACCCGAGTAACGTTGGAACACCTATAGAACAATCTTCGGTGCAAGTGCCCATTCCTGTTGGTACATCACAAAGTACATCTGTTCCTAGAGCTCGCCTACCCCATGATAAGATCGGTATGCTTGAAGATCGGGTCAAGGAGGATCCTCGAGGTGACATGGAAGCATGGCTTTCTTTGATTGGTGAGCATCGCAAGCGTAACAAGTTGGATGATGCCAGAGCAGTCTatgaaagatttttaaaGGTCTTTCCACATTCT GCGGAGATTTGGGTTGCTTATACTGAAATGGAACTCGAATACGAAAACTTTAGTGCAGCAGAACAAATCTTTGGCAAATCATTGTTGACGGTCCCGAACATTCAATTATGGTCGGTTTATTTGAACTACATACGTCGCATGAATGACCTTAATGTCGATCCCAGTGGTACAGCTCGTGCAACCGTGTCTCAAGCATACGATTTTGTGTTGGCAAACATTGGGATTGATAGGGATTCTGGTAAAATTTGGCAggattatattcaattcattcgtAGTGCACCTGGTTCAATTGGTGGCAATAGTTGGCAAGATCAACAAAAGATGGATCAATTGCGAAAAGCCTATCAACGTGCCATCTGTGTTCCCATGTCAAACGTGAATGAATTATGGAAACAATATGATCAGTTTGAGATGGGCTTGAACAAGATGACG GGTCgcaaatttcttcaagagaGATCTCCAAATTACATGACTGCAAGAAGTGCGAATACTGCGCTTGAAAATATCATTCGCGGACTTCAGCGCACAACTTTACCTCGACTTCCACCGGCTTTTGGATTTGAGGGTGATCAAGAATATTTACATCAACTCGATCTATGGAAGAAGTGGATATCTTGGGAACAGGAAGATCCTTTGGTTTTGCAGTCGGATGAGCCGGATGCTTACAAACAGCGCATCTTGTATGTCTACAAGCAAGCTGTCATGGCATTACGCTTTTGGCCTGAGATCTGGGTAGATGCTGCTGAGTGGTGCTTCAACAACAACTTAGACAAGGAAGGCGACACTTTTCTCGCCGATGGAATTGCCGCAAACCCTGAAAGTTGTCTATTAGCTTTCAAAAAAGCCGATCGACTTGAATCTACGCTCTCTACTGAGGAAGCTGGGAAGACTGATGTTGAGAAAGGAACAATTGTCCGGGCACCTTACGCCAAACTTCTGGAATCTCTTTATGAACTGATCGCGGAGTTGAAAGTCAGAgagacaaaagaaaaagccaaACTTGAGGAAAACTCAGCTATCGACGCTTCTATCAGTGCAATTGTGAGAAAGgcagaggatgatgatgatgatagtgaTCCTGATAAAGATGCTCGAGAAAGTGCTAAAGCTGCTCAACTGAATGCCATCACACAGGGCTATGAAATGCAGAGAAAACTTTTGCAGAGAACCGTATCTTTCTCCTGGATTGCACTAATGAGGGCTATGCGACGCATTCAAGGAAATGGTGCAATCGACGCCAAAACTGGATCCAGATACGTCTTTGCTGAGGCCCGTCAACGTGGCATGATCACAAGTGAAGTTTACGTTGCCAGCGCGTTGATTGAACATATGGTATACAAGGACAAATCTGGTACTAAGATCTTTGAAAGGGGTGCTAAACTTTTCCCAACCGATGAAGCCTACCTTCTAGAGTATCTAAAGCACTTGATTTCCATTTCTGACATCACCA ATGCTAGGGTAGCTTTCGAAACTGCAGTTAGTCGTCTAGCACAGAAACCTGAAACTGTTTACAAAACAAAGCCACTATATGTTTACTTCCATAGCTACGAGTCTAAATTTGGAACACTAGATCAAATCAAGAAGCTAGAAAAGCGCATGGCAGAACTCTTTCCGGATGATCCAAAGCTTCTCAGATTTTCTTCGCGCTATAGTGTGGATGGATTCGACCCTACTGCCGTACGACCAATTGTTTCGCCTGCTTCACAAATGAGACCCAAATTGGTCATGCAATCAATTGAGCAAGCCCCATCCGTTCCAGATAGTCCACGTCCTCAGTACGTACAAGAGCAAAGCCCTCGCCCACAGCAACCGCCACCGTTTATGCATAATCAAAACACAAACTCACCAAAGCGGCCATTCCCAAccgaagattttgaaagcgAGCTCAACCCTCCACGAAAACTCGCTCGGGGTCAGTCTCCTTTGAAGGGAGCCGCAGGACGCAGATTGGCGCAACAAAAGGGAATACAACAAACCCAAGGCACACCTGCATGGCAATCAAACGCCGCACCATATGTAATTCCAAGAGATATCACATTCCTCCTTAGCATCATTCCTCGGTCTGATATCTATCTTCGCGACCCACAATTGAAGGGCGTCAAATTCATTCCAAATGACTTGGTGCAGCTCCTTGCCCGTACGGAGGTACCGGACTTCATGCAATGGAAAAGTGCGCGAGAACAacctcaaaaatctcaacaaccacaacaatcacaacaacGCTATGACG GATATTCTTATCGATAA
- the Bcasf1 gene encoding Bcasf1: MSVVSLLGVNVLNNPAKFGDPYEFEITFECLEALQKDLEWKLTYVGSATSDEHDQELDSLLVGPIPVGTNKFLFQADAPDTKRIPDAEILGVTVILLTCAYDGREFVRVGYYVNNEYDSEELNADPPAKPLLDRVKRNVLAEKPRVTRFAIKWDSDASAPAEFPPEQPEADLVADGEEYGAEEAGEDEDEEVEGEESGAVDPDAMEQDSEMAGAEAEGAAAEETGDESEDLEAESSGESDEEGEEEEGAGDDDMEMDGVEKPISDKTGGVTHQVDVVMAA; this comes from the exons ATGTCTGTCGTCTCACTTCTCGGTGTCAATGTCCTCAACAATCCAGCCAAATTTGGGGATCCTTATGAGTTCGAGATCACCTTTGAGTGTCTCGAGGCATTGCAAAAGG ATCTCGAATGGAAATTGACCTATGTTGGTTCCGCCACGTC CGATGAACATGACCAAGAACTCGATTCTCTCCTTGTCGGTCCTATCCCAGTCGGCACAAACAAATTCCTCTTCCAGGCAGATGCCCCAGACACCAAGCGAATCCCAGACGCAGAAATCCTCGGTGTTACTGTCATTCTTCTCACTTGCGCCTACGATGGTAGAGAATTTGTTAGAGTTGGCTATTATGTTAACAACGAATATGATTCTGAGGAATTGAACGCCGATCCCCCCGCCAAGCCACTCCTAGATCGAGTCAAGAGAAATGTTCTTGCTGAGAAACCCCGTGTCACTAGATTTGCTATCAAGTG GGACTCTGATGCATCTGCCCCTGCTGAATTCCCACCTGAACAACCTGAGGCAGATTTGGTCGCTGATGGAGAAGAGTATGGCGCCGAAGAAGCtggagaggatgaggacgaggaagttgagggagaggaaagtGGTGCAGTTGACCCAGATGCAATGGAACAAGATTCAGAGATGGCTGGCGCAGAAGCCGAGGGAGCTGCTGCTGAAGAAACTGGTGATGAGAGTGAAGATCTTGAGGCTGAGAGCAGTGGAGAATCCGATGAGGAaggcgaggaagaagagggtgctggagatgatgacatggagatggatggtgtTGAGAAGCCAATCTCCGATAAAACTGGTGGTGTTACACATCAAGTTGATGTTGTCATGGCCGCCTAA